From Paenibacillus sp. FSL H8-0537:
TCGTTTCGGATTCCTTGACTGCTACAGCTGCTGCAGCTTCAAGGGACAGTGAAATGGCAACTTGTTTCTGCTCGCCCTTCAGGAAGAAAGCAAGGCGCTCCAGTTTCTCAGCAAGTTCAGCACCGCTGAGCGTTATGTTCAAGTTGTAGTTGAACTGGTCTGCTGGAAGCTTAAGCTCCTGCTGAGCGTAAGAAGGCTGGCCTCTCCATCCACGTTCAAATCCACCACCCGATTGTGAGGACAAATGATCAGGAACCGGGTAGAACTTGTCCGACTTATTTACAACCCGCTCATAGATGCGGAGTTTCTTAAGGAGCATGTAATACTGAGCGGAATGTTTGAAATCCCAAGCTTCACGAATATCCTTAAGCGTATAATCCATTTTCCATCTTTTCAGCTTTTCCACTTGCTCATCCGAATTCAACTGCAAAAAGTCATCTAACGGCATAATAGTTTCTGGCATATAAACTCCTCCATCTAACTTGTAATATTGACGATCACAATAAAGCATTAGTAACGTAAATAGTATTTTTTATCATATAAAAAATACCATAATTTTTTACACTTTTCAAATTAATTATTTCACAGATTAAAAGCTGGCTCTCAACCCCCTCAGGATTAAAAGCCAGCCTCACCGTTTAGCCTACATTATTCAGTTTGCAAACCTATGAAAAACAGGAACTTTTGGAAGCTTGCTTTTCCGGCATCGTTGCGTTTGTACACGCCCGCATCCTTCAGCACATCGAGGAACTTCGCGCCTGTCTGTGCCTCCACATACGCCTGAGCTTCGCTCTCCAAGCAGGACGTTCCATAACGCGCTACCAGCTCTCTAATCCACTCTGCATGCTTGTGAAGCGGATGAGCGCTTTCCTGCAGGGAAGCATCCATAGTCGCCGCTCCCGTCAAGTAGGCGGCAATTTGAGCGAGCTCCGTTGCCAGTCTGCCTGGCAGCACAGCAAGACCCATCACTTCAATCAGGCCGATATTTTCTTTTTTGATATGATGCAGGTGCTGATGGGGATGAAAAATCCCGTCGGGATGCTCGTCGCTCGTCCGATTGTTGCGAAGCACAAGATCGACCTCGTACTCTCCGTTGTCGCGCAGCCTCGCGATCGGTGTAATCGTATTATGCGGCGTTGGTGCCGCATCCAAAGCACCTGCGGTAAATGCGAGAACGTCCGCATCCGCATCGCTATATCCGCGCCAAGCATCAAGCAGGCTGCAGGCTGCCTTCAGCACATCAGCCTTCGAAGCGCCATTGACCCGAACAACGGACATTGGCCAGCTTACGATACCGTATTTGACGCCTGGCAGCTCCGGATTAACGAAGCTCGCTTCCACCCCTGCCGCTTCCATCGGAAACGTATGACGTCCGGCTTGGAAGTGGTCATGGCTTAGAATTGAGCCGCCCACTATCGGCAAATCAGCATTGGAGCCGATAAAATAATGCGGATACTGTTCGACGAAATCGAGCAATCTCGCAAACGAGGAATGCGAAATCGCCATCGGCTCATGCGCGCCCTTGAATACGATGCTGTGCTCATTGTAATACACATAAGGCGAATATTGAAAATACCATTGCTCGGCCTGCAAGGTCAGCGGAAGGACGCGCAGATTTTGCCGTGCAGGATGATCGGCGCGTCCGGCGTAGCCTACATTTTCAGCACAGAGCAGGCACTGAGGATATTTGGCTTGCGGCAGCGTCTTGAGCAGCGCAATTTCCTTAGGATCCTTTTCCGGCTTGGACAGGTTGATTGTAATTTCCAGATTGCCATAATCCGTATCGTACAGCCAATATTTATTTTTGCGAATGCGATCCATACGGATGTAGTTGGAGTCAATATTCAGCTTGTAGAAAGCATCCGTCGCCTCGGAAATGCCCTCTGCTTCTGCTGTCCGATTGAAAGCAGCTACTGCTTCCGAGGGACGCGGCATGAGCAAGCCCATAATGCGAGCATCCAGCAAATCGCGATAGGTCGTAATATTTTCCTCAATCAGGCCAATGCTGTGGCCATAATCGAGAAGATCCTC
This genomic window contains:
- a CDS encoding UDP-glucose--hexose-1-phosphate uridylyltransferase, whose product is MTDSQTAAANAAKALLNIERLIGFAEHQGLIHKLDIHAARNALLDLFGFTEPYEGEIADEQLDSAVTILEDLLDYGHSIGLIEENITTYRDLLDARIMGLLMPRPSEAVAAFNRTAEAEGISEATDAFYKLNIDSNYIRMDRIRKNKYWLYDTDYGNLEITINLSKPEKDPKEIALLKTLPQAKYPQCLLCAENVGYAGRADHPARQNLRVLPLTLQAEQWYFQYSPYVYYNEHSIVFKGAHEPMAISHSSFARLLDFVEQYPHYFIGSNADLPIVGGSILSHDHFQAGRHTFPMEAAGVEASFVNPELPGVKYGIVSWPMSVVRVNGASKADVLKAACSLLDAWRGYSDADADVLAFTAGALDAAPTPHNTITPIARLRDNGEYEVDLVLRNNRTSDEHPDGIFHPHQHLHHIKKENIGLIEVMGLAVLPGRLATELAQIAAYLTGAATMDASLQESAHPLHKHAEWIRELVARYGTSCLESEAQAYVEAQTGAKFLDVLKDAGVYKRNDAGKASFQKFLFFIGLQTE